Proteins from a genomic interval of Diospyros lotus cultivar Yz01 chromosome 6, ASM1463336v1, whole genome shotgun sequence:
- the LOC127804871 gene encoding protein SIEVE ELEMENT OCCLUSION B-like isoform X3, producing MASKLTPVQAPLNRNDPQLIGNDPQLTRSDQQLIRTDPQMIRTDPQLTPNDPQLTRSDPQLIRTDPQMMRADPQPMITANPPQLLGSSAPLMVNPSKYIPAAAASAQQLAMRGTGDRSMFLASEDSYTMKQIQEIHRPDGREIDVKPLFQLVEDIVSRASMFPTQEMIVPGMDRSQVEQVEDKYNQAVVISMLEGLAQVIDRISVQIAFNSFSGIDGHETTVSLLKMLASYPWDAKLVLTLAAFALNYGEFWLLAQIYSSNQLAKSVAILRQLPVIMEHSGALKSRVDALNVLIKAILNLARVVSAFKGLPPTYITQDVPAMSAAMATMPTAVYWSIRSIIACAAQIASLSSMGHEYLVTTTESWELSTLAHKINNIRDHLQKLLDICYSLLEEKRDVEAFQSLVHILDMIHIDNTKALKALIYTKDDILPLYDGSAKRRVSLDVLRRKNVLLLISGLEISEDELSILEQIYRESRTHAVRMDTLYEVVWIPIVDPSLQGIDSIQKKFESVQSTMPWYTVHHPSVIDRAVIRLVKEKWHFRNKPILVVLDPQGRVVSPNAIHMMWIWGSNAFPFTSFKEEVLWKDETWRLELLVDGIDQTILDWSKEGKYVFMYGGDDIEWIRRFTSRAKTVAKTVGIPLEMVYVGKSHKKEQVRRVTTIIEAENLSYAWQELMVWFFWTRLESMLFSKIQLGKVDEHDQMMQEIKKLLSYDKSGGWAVLSRGSEVVVNGHFTTMMSTVVEFDKWKDRVELDGFPTSFKGYHDKLLRDTHPCSRFEFPVAAGRIPENLKCPECQRFMEKFVTFACCHDEDAIAALY from the exons ATGGCCAGCAAGTTGACGCCGGTGCAGGCTCCACTCAACAGAAATGATCCCCAACTCATCGGAAACGATCCCCAGCTCACCAGGAGTGACCAGCAACTCATCCGGACTGATCCCCAGATGATCAGAACCGATCCCCAACTCACCCCAAACGATCCCCAGCTCACCAGGAGTGACCCGCAACTCATCAGGACAGATCCTCAGATGATGAGAGCCGATCCCCAGCCGATGATCACAGCTAATCCTCCGCAGCTGCTTGGATCGAGTGCCCCGCTAATGGTCAACCCTAGCAAGTACATTCCAGCCGCTGCGGCTTCCGCCCAGCAACTGGCGATGAGAGGTACCGGTGACCGGAGCATGTTCCTGGCGTCCGAGGACAGCTACACGATGAAGCAAATTCAGGAAATTCATCGCCCTGATGGCCGTGAAATAGACGTCAAACCTCTTTTTCAACTTGTTGAGGATATCGTTAGCCGCGCCTCCATGTTCCCTACTCAGGAGATGATTGTGCCG GGCATGGACAGAAGCCAGGTGGAACAGGTGGAGGACAAATACAATCAAGCAGTGGTCATTTCCATGCTCGAGGGGCTGGCCCAAGTCATTGATCGGATCTCGGTCCAG ATAGCATTTAACTCTTTCTCTGGCATAGACGGGCATGAAACGACCGTCTCTCTACTTAAGATGCTAGCCAGCTATCCATGGGATGCTAAGCTTGTGCTAACCTTAGCGGCCTTTGCTTTGAACTACGGAGAATTCTGGCTCCTCGCCCAGATTTACTCATCAAACCAACTCGCCAAATCAGTGGCAATTCTTAGACAATTGCCGGTGATCATGGAGCACTCCGGCGCACTGAAAAGCCGGGTTGATGCGCTTAACGTTCTGATTAAGGCCATCTTGAACTTAGCAAGGGTCGTTTCAGCTTTCAAGGGGCTACCGCCGACATATATTACACAGGACGTGCCCGCCATGTCCGCCGCTATGGCCACCATGCCAACCGCCGTCTACTGGTCCATCAGAAGCATCATCGCTTGTGCTGCACAGATTGCTAGCCTCAGTAGCATGGGCCATGA GTATTTAGTAACCACCACAGAGTCATGGGAGTTGTCGACCTTGGCTCATAAGATCAACAACATACGCGACCATCTTCAAAAACTATTAGATATTTGTTACAGTCTTCTGG AGGAAAAGAGAGACGTTGAAGCTTTTCAGTCATTGGTGCACATCTTGGACATGATCCACATAGATAACACGAAAGCTCTTAAGGCATTGATTTACACCAAGGACGACATTTTACCACTTTATGATGGAAGTGCTAAAAGAAGG GTTAGTCTTGATGTTTTGAGGAGGAAGAATGTTTTGCTACTCATATCGGGGCTTGAGATATCTGAGGACGAGCTTTCAATTTTGGAGCAGATTTACAGAGAGTCTCGAACACATGCAGTGAGGATGGACACTCTATACGAGGTCGTGTGGATCCCAATTGTGGACCCCTCTTTGCAGGGGATAGATTCTATCCAGAAGAAGTTCGAGAGCGTGCAATCCACAATGCCTTGGTACACTGTGCACCACCCTTCGGTGATCGATCGAGCTGTGATAAGGCTAGTGAAGGAGAAGTGGCACTTTAGGAACAAGCCTATTCTGGTGGTTCTCGACCCGCAAGGAAGAGTGGTGAGCCCCAATGCCATCCACATGATGTGGATTTGGGGAAGCAATGCCTTTCCCTTCACCAGTTTCAAGGAAGAAGTGCTTTGGAAGGACGAGACTTGGAGGCTTGAGTTGCTCGTTGATGGCATCGACCAAACAATTCTCGACTGG AGCAAAGAGGGAAAATACGTATTCATGTATGGAGGGGATGACATTGAGTGGATCCGGAGATTCACAAGCAGAGCAAAGACGGTGGCGAAAACTGTTGGAATACCACTTGAGATGGTATACGTCGGAAAGAGTCACAAGAAGGAACAAGTCCGGCGGGTGACCACCATCATTGAAGCCGAGAATTTGAGCTACGCATGGCAGGAGCTAATGGTATGGTTCTTCTGGACCCGGTTGGAGAGCATGCTCTTCTCCAAGATTCAGCTCGGGAAAGTCGACGAACACGACCAGATGATGCAAGAGATAAAGAAACTTCTCAGCTACGACAAGAGCGGAGGCTGGGCGGTGCTCAGCCGGGGATCGGAGGTCGTCGTCAACGGCCATTTCACCACCATGATGTCCACCGTGGTGGAGTTCGACAAATGGAAGGATCGGGTGGAACTTGATGGGTTTCCTACCTCGTTCAAAGGTTACCATGACAAGCTTTTGAGAGATACTCATCCTTGCAGCCGCTTCGAGTTCCCGGTCGCCGCCGGGAGGATCCCGGAGAATCTGAAATGCCCCGAGTGCCAGCGCTTCATGGAGAAATTCGTTACCTTTGCTTGCTGCCACGATGAAGATGCCATAGCCGCTCTCTACTGA
- the LOC127804871 gene encoding protein SIEVE ELEMENT OCCLUSION B-like isoform X1, giving the protein MASKLTPVQAPLNRNDPQLIGNDPQLTRSDQQLIRTDPQMIRTDPQLTPNDPQLTRSDPQLIRTDPQMMRADPQPMITANPPQLLGSSAPLMVNPSKYIPAAAASAQQLAMRGTGDRSMFLASEDSYTMKQIQEIHRPDGREIDVKPLFQLVEDIVSRASMFPTQEMIVPGMDRSQVEQVEDKYNQAVVISMLEGLAQVIDRISVQIAFNSFSGIDGHETTVSLLKMLASYPWDAKLVLTLAAFALNYGEFWLLAQIYSSNQLAKSVAILRQLPVIMEHSGALKSRVDALNVLIKAILNLARVVSAFKGLPPTYITQDVPAMSAAMATMPTAVYWSIRSIIACAAQIASLSSMGHEYLVTTTESWELSTLAHKINNIRDHLQKLLDICYSLLEEKRDAEAFQSLVHILDMIHIDNMKVLKALIYTKDDILPLYDGSAKRRVSLEVLRRKNVLLLISGLEISEDELSILEQIYRESRTQPVRMDTLYEVVWIPIVDHSLLGIDSIQKKFESLQSTMPWHTVHHPSIIDRAVIRLVKEKWHFRNKPILVVLDAHGRVVSPNAIHMMWIWGSNAFPFTSFREETLWKEEAWRLELLVDGIDQTVLDWSKEGKYVFMYGGDDIEWIRRFTSRAKAVAKTVGIPLEMVYVGKSHKKEQVRRVTTVIEAENLSYAWQELMVWFFWTRLESMLFSKIQLGKVDEHDQMMLEIKKLLSYDKSGGWAVLSRGSEVVVNGHFTTMMSTVVEFDKWKDRVELDGFPTSFKGYHDKLVRDTHPCSRFEFPISTGRIPENLKCPECQRFMEKFVTFACCHDEDAIAALY; this is encoded by the exons ATGGCCAGCAAGTTGACGCCGGTGCAGGCTCCACTCAACAGAAATGATCCCCAACTCATCGGAAACGATCCCCAGCTCACCAGGAGTGACCAGCAACTCATCCGGACTGATCCCCAGATGATCAGAACCGATCCCCAACTCACCCCAAACGATCCCCAGCTCACCAGGAGTGACCCGCAACTCATCAGGACAGATCCTCAGATGATGAGAGCCGATCCCCAGCCGATGATCACAGCTAATCCTCCGCAGCTGCTTGGATCGAGTGCCCCGCTAATGGTCAACCCTAGCAAGTACATTCCAGCCGCTGCGGCTTCCGCCCAGCAACTGGCGATGAGAGGTACCGGTGACCGGAGCATGTTCCTGGCGTCCGAGGACAGCTACACGATGAAGCAAATTCAGGAAATTCATCGCCCTGATGGCCGTGAAATAGACGTCAAACCTCTTTTTCAACTTGTTGAGGATATCGTTAGCCGCGCCTCCATGTTCCCTACTCAGGAGATGATTGTGCCG GGCATGGACAGAAGCCAGGTGGAACAGGTGGAGGACAAATACAATCAAGCAGTGGTCATTTCCATGCTCGAGGGGCTGGCCCAAGTCATTGATCGGATCTCGGTCCAG ATAGCATTTAACTCTTTCTCTGGCATAGACGGGCATGAAACGACCGTCTCTCTACTTAAGATGCTAGCCAGCTATCCATGGGATGCTAAGCTTGTGCTAACCTTAGCGGCCTTTGCTTTGAACTACGGAGAATTCTGGCTCCTCGCCCAGATTTACTCATCAAACCAACTCGCCAAATCAGTGGCAATTCTTAGACAATTGCCGGTGATCATGGAACACTCCGGCGCACTGAAAAGCCGGGTTGATGCGCTTAACGTTCTGATTAAGGCCATCTTGAACTTAGCAAGGGTCGTTTCAGCTTTCAAGGGGCTACCGCCGACATATATTACACAGGACGTGCCCGCCATGTCCGCCGCTATGGCCACCATGCCAACCGCCGTCTACTGGTCCATCAGAAGCATCATCGCTTGTGCTGCACAGATTGCTAGCCTCAGTAGCATGGGCCATGA GTATTTAGTAACCACCACAGAGTCATGGGAGTTGTCGACCTTGGCTCATAAGATCAACAACATACGCGACCATCTTCAAAAACTATTAGATATTTGTTACAGTCTTCTGG AGGAAAAGAGAGACGCCGAAGCTTTTCAGTCATTGGTGCATATCTTGGACATGATCCACATAGATAACATGAAAGTTCTTAAGGCATTGATTTACACCAAGGACGACATTTTACCACTTTATGATGGAAGTGCTAAAAGAAGG GTTAGTCTTGAAGTTTTGAGGAGGAAAAACGTTTTGCTACTCATATCAGGGCTTGAGATCTCTGAGGACGAGCTTTCAATTTTGGAGCAGATTTACAGGGAGTCTCGAACACAGCCAGTGAGGATGGACACTCTATATGAGGTCGTGTGGATCCCGATTGTGGACCACTCTTTGCTGGGGATAGATTCTATCCAAAAGAAGTTTGAGAGCCTACAATCCACAATGCCTTGGCACACAGTGCACCACCCTTCGATTATCGATCGAGCTGTGATAAGGCTAGTGAAGGAGAAGTGGCACTTTAGGAACAAGCCTATCCTGGTGGTTCTCGACGCGCACGGAAGAGTGGTGAGCCCCAATGCCATCCACATGATGTGGATTTGGGGAAGCAATGCCTTTCCCTTCACCAGTTTCAGGGAAGAAACGCTTTGGAAGGAGGAGGCTTGGAGGCTTGAGTTGCTCGTTGATGGCATCGACCAAACAGTTCTCGACTGG AGCAAAGAGGGAAAATACGTATTCATGTATGGAGGGGATGACATTGAGTGGATCCGGAGATTCACAAGCAGAGCAAAGGCGGTGGCGAAAACTGTTGGAATCCCACTTGAGATGGTATACGTCGGAAAGAGTCACAAGAAGGAACAAGTCCGGCGGGTGACCACCGTCATTGAGGCCGAGAATTTGAGCTACGCATGGCAGGAGCTAATGGTATGGTTCTTCTGGACCCGGTTGGAGAGCATGCTCTTCTCCAAGATTCAGCTCGGGAAAGTCGACGAACACGACCAGATGATGCTAGAGATAAAGAAGCTTCTAAGCTACGACAAGAGCGGAGGCTGGGCAGTGCTCAGTCGGGGATCGGAGGTCGTCGTCAACGGCCATTTCACCACCATGATGTCCACCGTGGTGGAGTTCGACAAATGGAAGGATCGGGTGGAACTTGATGGGTTTCCTACCTCGTTCAAAGGTTACCATGACAAGCTTGTGAGAGATACTCATCCTTGCAGCCGCTTCGAGTTCCCGATCTCCACCGGGAGGATCCCGGAGAATCTGAAATGCCCCGAGTGCCAGCGCTTCATGGAGAAATTCGTCACCTTTGCTTGCTGCCACGATGAAGATGCCATAGCCGCTCTCTACTGA
- the LOC127804871 gene encoding protein SIEVE ELEMENT OCCLUSION B-like isoform X2, translating into MASKLTPVQAPLNRNDPQLIGNDPQLTRSDQQLIRTDPQMIRTDPQLTPNDSQITRSDPQLIRTDPQMMRADPQPMITANPPQLLRSSAPLMVNPSKYIPAAAASAQQLAMRGTGDRSMFLASEDSYTMKQIQEIHRPDGREIDVKPLFQLVEDIVSRASMFPTQEMIVPGMDRSQVEQVEDKYNQAVVISMLEGLAQVIDRISVQIAFNSFSGIDGHETTVSLLKMLASYPWDAKLVLTLAAFALNYGEFWLLAQIYSSNQLAKSVAILRQLPVIMEHSGALKSRVDALNVLIKAILNLARVVSAFKGLPPTYITQDVPAMSAAMATMPTAVYWSIRSIIACAAQIASLSSMGHEYLVTTTESWELSTLAHKINNIRDHLQKLLDICYSLLDEKRDVEAFQSLVQILDMIHIDNMKVLKALIYTKDDIFPLYDGSAKRRVSLEVLRRKNVLLLISGLEISEDELSILEQIYRESRMQAVRVDTLYEVVWIPIVDPSSQGIDSIKKKFESLQSTMPWHTVHHPSVINRAMIRLVKEKWHFRNKPILVVLDPHGRVVSPNAIHMMWIWGSNAFPFTSFREETLWKEEAWRLELLVDGIDQTVLDWSKEGKYVFMYGGDDIEWIRRFTSRAKAVAKTVGIPLEMVYVGKSHKKEQVRRVTTVIEAENLSYAWQELMVWFFWTRLESMLFSKIQLGKVDEHDQMMLEIKKLLSYDKSGGWAVLSRGSEVVVNGHFTTMMSTVVEFDKWKDRVELDGFPTSFKGYHDKLVRDTHPCSRFEFPISTGRIPENLKCPECQRFMEKFITFACCHDEDAIAALY; encoded by the exons ATGGCCAGCAAGTTGACGCCGGTGCAGGCTCCACTCAACAGAAATGATCCCCAACTCATCGGAAACGATCCCCAGCTCACCAGGAGTGACCAGCAACTCATCCGGACTGATCCCCAGATGATCAGAACCGATCCCCAACTCACCCCAAACGATTCCCAGATCACCAGGAGTGACCCGCAACTCATCAGGACAGATCCTCAGATGATGAGAGCCGATCCCCAGCCGATGATCACAGCTAATCCTCCGCAGCTGCTTCGATCGAGTGCCCCGCTAATGGTCAACCCTAGCAAGTACATTCCAGCCGCTGCGGCTTCCGCCCAGCAACTGGCGATGAGAGGTACCGGTGACCGGAGCATGTTCCTGGCGTCCGAGGACAGCTACACGATGAAGCAAATTCAGGAAATTCATCGCCCAGATGGCCGTGAAATAGACGTCAAACCTCTTTTTCAACTTGTTGAGGATATCGTTAGCCGCGCCTCCATGTTCCCTACTCAGGAGATGATTGTGCCG GGCATGGACAGAAGCCAGGTGGAACAGGTGGAGGACAAATACAATCAAGCAGTGGTCATTTCCATGCTCGAGGGGCTGGCCCAAGTCATTGATCGGATCTCGGTCCAG ATAGCATTTAACTCTTTCTCTGGCATAGACGGGCATGAAACGACCGTCTCTCTACTTAAGATGCTAGCCAGCTATCCATGGGATGCTAAGCTTGTGCTAACCTTAGCGGCCTTTGCTTTGAACTACGGAGAATTCTGGCTCCTCGCCCAGATTTACTCATCAAACCAACTCGCCAAATCAGTGGCAATTCTTAGACAATTGCCGGTGATCATGGAGCACTCCGGCGCACTGAAAAGCCGGGTTGATGCGCTTAACGTTCTGATTAAGGCCATCTTGAACTTAGCAAGGGTCGTTTCAGCTTTCAAGGGGCTACCGCCGACATATATTACACAGGATGTGCCCGCCATGTCCGCCGCTATGGCCACCATGCCAACCGCCGTCTACTGGTCCATCAGAAGCATCATCGCTTGTGCTGCACAGATTGCAAGCCTCAGTAGCATGGGCCATGA GTATTTAGTAACCACCACAGAGTCATGGGAGTTGTCGACCTTGGCTCATAAGATTAACAACATACGCGACCATCTTCAAAAGCTATTAGATATTTGTTACAGTCTTCTGG ATGAAAAGAGAGACGTCGAAGCTTTTCAGTCATTGGTGCAGATCTTGGACATGATCCACATAGATAACATGAAAGTTCTTAAGGCATTGATTTACACTAAGGATGACATTTTTCCGCTTTATGATGGAAGTGCTAAAAGAAGG GTTAGTCTTGAAGTTTTGAGGAGGAAGAATGTTTTGCTACTCATATCAGGGCTTGAGATCTCTGAGGACGAGCTTTCAATTCTAGAGCAAATTTACAGAGAGTCTCGAATGCAGGCAGTGAGGGTGGACACTCTATACGAGGTCGTGTGGATCCCGATTGTGGACCCCTCTTCGCAGGGGATAGATTCTATCAAGAAGAAGTTCGAGAGCCTACAATCCACAATGCCTTGGCACACAGTGCACCACCCATCGGTTATCAATCGAGCTATGATAAGGCTAGTGAAGGAGAAGTGGCACTTTAGGAACAAGCCTATCCTGGTGGTTCTCGACCCGCACGGAAGAGTGGTGAGCCCCAATGCCATCCACATGATGTGGATTTGGGGAAGCAATGCCTTTCCCTTCACCAGTTTTAGGGAAGAAACGCTTTGGAAGGAGGAGGCTTGGAGGCTTGAGTTGCTCGTTGATGGCATCGACCAAACAGTTCTCGACTGG AGCAAAGAGGGAAAATACGTATTCATGTATGGAGGGGATGACATTGAGTGGATCCGGAGATTCACAAGCAGAGCAAAGGCGGTGGCGAAAACTGTTGGAATCCCACTTGAGATGGTATACGTCGGAAAGAGTCACAAGAAGGAACAAGTCCGGCGGGTGACCACCGTCATTGAGGCCGAGAATTTGAGCTACGCATGGCAGGAGCTAATGGTATGGTTCTTCTGGACCCGGTTGGAGAGCATGCTCTTCTCCAAGATTCAGCTCGGGAAAGTCGACGAACACGACCAGATGATGCTCGAGATAAAGAAGCTTCTAAGCTACGACAAGAGCGGAGGCTGGGCGGTGCTCAGCCGGGGATCGGAGGTCGTCGTCAACGGCCATTTCACCACCATGATGTCCACCGTGGTGGAGTTCGACAAATGGAAGGATCGGGTGGAACTTGATGGGTTTCCTACCTCGTTCAAAGGTTACCATGACAAGCTTGTGAGAGATACTCATCCTTGCAGCCGCTTCGAGTTCCCGATCTCCACCGGGAGGATCCCGGAGAATCTGAAATGCCCCGAGTGCCAGCGCTTCATGGAGAAATTCATCACCTTTGCTTGCTGCCACGATGAAGATGCCATAGCCGCTCTCTACTGA